The region gaccccaaaggactttactgatgtggtggccacccctgaccttgagaggattaagctcatgggagcccagtctctggcttcggtatgccttctcttttttaaacttatttctcgttcttgtagcactttcttgccttatactttgttaattgttttgtttcagtctaacgcctactttcaaggcgctgtgaggcaagccgaatcatggaagcgggcttctgataaggccgataatgccctcaggaggcagcagaagaagtatgctaccctggagaagaagctcaagcgcaaggaggaagaactcggagagtctaacgccgagctggtggtacttcgggcggagaaggataaagctatagacaattatctggactcggaggagtttgcccaatccatgaggattagggatgattcagtctttcccgagttttttaggactggctgggacacggcccttgggaccgtgaacgaggcttgtcctgatattaacccggcggactacatctgccctgacgatgaggctttgctacagaggtttcgtacccgagtagttgtctcggatcatgttcctcaggatccacttcttcctcctcccgagtctttttccagacctgctgaggatgacagctcttcctcctccgagacgacggagacatctagcgagagcggagaagacgatgatatggacgccgagggcacctcagctccttagagctttttcagccctgcgtggctttttttattttcgagactttatttatcaaacttttgtaacatctatcagatctatctcatttatcaccttttatgctttgcatccatgcatttgatttttatttgttaggccacaatcatactttgaagaacttatgaatttcataaaattgtctgggattcgtcccttacacaagtcttaataaatttcgtaataaaactaaaacatataaatcctaagcaagcaaagcttcaaggtgcttttcaacctactcgccatcctgacgagtgagaatcgtacttcgaccatcttacacgtagtaaaccttcaggttttgtgcgtgccaggttctcgggacttcaaaaccatccatagtctccagcttgtagg is a window of Apium graveolens cultivar Ventura chromosome 11, ASM990537v1, whole genome shotgun sequence DNA encoding:
- the LOC141695479 gene encoding uncharacterized protein LOC141695479 — its product is MAALVVKASTAISSMNNKISGKSQISPLMASIQLATKGDMNLNMSTKITKSSGGAAKEINEDNVPLVEETARMKKARLAGLDTRGKATEPIFLRKHKEPMGEASTEGAEGHNAPITAAAPAAAATGAFQPLWGFRRGDTVVGSTKHAWDWSYHSVTPKDFTDVVATPDLERIKLMGAQSLASSNAYFQGAVRQAESWKRASDKADNALRRQQKKYATLEKKLKRKEEELGESNAELVVLRAEKDKAIDNYLDSEEFAQSMRIRDDSVFPEFFRTGWDTALGTVNEACPDINPADYICPDDEALLQRFRTRVVVSDHVPQDPLLPPPESFSRPAEDDSSSSSETTETSSESGEDDDMDAEGTSAP